In Streptomyces longhuiensis, the following proteins share a genomic window:
- a CDS encoding sel1 repeat family protein has protein sequence MALQNEARTIEERGQGLVAAAVAGDAEAARRHTDFFVLGRRVDEGMPYWERAVEAGDAFSAYTLARYRKIRGDRREAERLYRLAADRHSGCAYGLAVLLQENGDPEAAAWFRAGWDMGRLDCKIELGKLLAAEGKPDEAAEFLMKGVDIGDIAVFRWVQLFEHIRETFDRVADALEAAEDTEDGQAAGEAVEPLEEMGREFKDYPGLTDEAGNYFRRAGYLSPVALVEHAIFLERHHADDRWSEVGELLLRSHTEGYDGAAFVLGLFNEERGALAEAEHWYILAADTGHRAGRVRLSDLLRRQRRLDEAEARLREVDPDDELVPDRLAKIAQLRAEDEVPPEQDLRRLPELRERAEAGDVQASYAYGKMLYEWGGAAARWMLPWHEPAALAGDRAAAADLRWLYDDLGEPVLRDHWKRIAAEAGDHDACSAMARLSDHHKDYQEAERWYIRAAADNSALNAMLAGKAIAQRGGYEEAEPYLRKAWEGGRDEAFGTETAGYYGLVLNRTGRHAEAVDLLRVAAEQWWEDVRSRYDSDDLDMLSRMLDPEEELEAAEQALAAPRADAGP, from the coding sequence ATGGCACTACAGAACGAAGCACGGACCATCGAGGAACGCGGCCAGGGACTCGTCGCCGCCGCGGTCGCGGGTGACGCGGAGGCCGCCCGTCGGCACACCGACTTCTTCGTGCTCGGCCGTCGGGTCGACGAGGGAATGCCCTATTGGGAGCGGGCGGTTGAGGCGGGCGACGCCTTCTCGGCGTACACCCTCGCCCGCTACCGGAAGATCCGTGGTGACCGCCGGGAGGCCGAGCGGCTGTACCGTCTCGCCGCGGACCGGCACTCGGGCTGCGCGTACGGACTGGCCGTACTGCTTCAGGAGAACGGCGACCCGGAGGCCGCCGCGTGGTTCCGGGCAGGCTGGGACATGGGGCGACTCGACTGCAAGATCGAGCTGGGCAAGCTGCTCGCGGCCGAGGGAAAGCCGGACGAGGCGGCCGAGTTCCTCATGAAGGGCGTGGACATCGGGGACATCGCCGTCTTCCGGTGGGTTCAGCTCTTCGAGCACATTCGCGAGACCTTCGACCGGGTCGCCGACGCCCTCGAGGCGGCGGAGGACACCGAGGACGGCCAGGCAGCGGGCGAGGCGGTGGAACCGCTGGAGGAGATGGGTCGTGAGTTCAAGGACTATCCCGGGCTGACCGACGAGGCCGGAAACTACTTCCGCAGAGCCGGATACCTCAGCCCGGTGGCTCTCGTCGAGCACGCGATCTTCCTGGAGCGGCACCATGCCGACGACCGTTGGTCCGAGGTCGGTGAACTGCTTCTGCGCTCACACACCGAGGGGTACGACGGTGCGGCCTTCGTCCTGGGCCTGTTCAACGAGGAGCGCGGTGCGCTCGCCGAGGCCGAGCACTGGTACATCCTCGCCGCCGACACGGGGCACCGCGCCGGGCGGGTGAGGCTCTCCGACCTGTTGCGCCGGCAGCGCCGCCTCGACGAGGCGGAGGCCCGGCTGAGGGAGGTCGACCCGGACGACGAGCTCGTCCCCGACCGGCTCGCCAAGATCGCCCAGCTCCGTGCGGAGGACGAGGTACCGCCCGAGCAGGATCTGCGCCGGCTCCCGGAACTGCGTGAACGGGCCGAAGCGGGGGACGTCCAGGCTTCGTACGCGTACGGGAAGATGCTCTACGAGTGGGGCGGGGCGGCGGCGCGCTGGATGCTTCCGTGGCACGAACCCGCGGCGCTGGCGGGCGACAGGGCGGCGGCGGCCGACCTGAGGTGGCTCTACGACGACCTGGGCGAGCCCGTGCTGCGCGACCACTGGAAGCGGATCGCCGCGGAGGCCGGGGACCACGACGCCTGCAGCGCCATGGCCCGGCTCTCCGACCACCACAAGGACTACCAGGAGGCCGAGCGGTGGTACATCCGCGCGGCCGCCGACAACAGCGCACTGAACGCGATGCTGGCGGGCAAGGCCATCGCACAGCGCGGCGGGTACGAGGAAGCCGAGCCGTACCTGCGCAAGGCCTGGGAAGGGGGCCGGGACGAGGCGTTCGGCACCGAGACGGCCGGCTACTACGGCCTCGTACTGAACCGGACCGGACGTCATGCGGAGGCCGTGGACCTGCTGCGCGTGGCCGCCGAGCAGTGGTGGGAGGACGTCAGGTCCCGTTACGACTCGGATGATCTGGACATGCTGTCCCGGATGCTGGATCCGGAGGAAGAGCTGGAAGCCGCCGAGCAGGCGCTGGCCGCGCCTCGAGCCGACGCGGGACCCTGA
- a CDS encoding response regulator, whose product MEENLVALEAVLGSLARVVRAHSGEAALKAMLRQEFAVALIDVLMPGMNGFETAANIKGLDQTKDIPIILLTGAAVDPNYAYRGYTVGAADFLIKPFDPWLLRTKVNVFLELHRKNRQLADQAEQLTRLLAVDVPTKPAEEQHRLIDVERQLAELQCLLREREGTDEPDEASLADRVASLEKAVGRLVEGREQ is encoded by the coding sequence ATGGAGGAGAACCTGGTCGCACTCGAAGCCGTGCTCGGCTCGCTCGCCCGCGTGGTCCGCGCGCACTCGGGCGAGGCGGCGCTCAAGGCGATGCTGCGGCAGGAGTTCGCCGTCGCGCTCATCGACGTGCTGATGCCGGGCATGAACGGATTCGAGACCGCCGCCAACATCAAGGGCCTCGACCAGACCAAGGACATCCCGATCATTCTGCTGACCGGGGCGGCGGTCGACCCGAACTACGCGTACCGCGGCTACACGGTCGGCGCGGCGGACTTCCTGATCAAACCGTTCGACCCCTGGCTGTTGCGGACCAAGGTCAACGTCTTCCTCGAACTGCATCGCAAGAACCGCCAACTTGCCGATCAGGCAGAACAGTTGACGCGGCTCCTTGCGGTCGACGTGCCCACCAAGCCCGCCGAGGAACAGCACCGTCTTATCGACGTGGAACGTCAACTGGCCGAATTGCAATGCCTGTTGCGCGAAAGGGAGGGTACGGACGAGCCCGATGAGGCGAGTCTCGCCGACCGGGTCGCCTCACTCGAAAAGGCTGTTGGACGGCTCGTGGAAGGCCGAGAACAGTAG
- a CDS encoding HAMP domain-containing protein gives MDTARPDAAGPTTTDSGQWVRASELRPLLAAMKALRDGDFTPHADGSGEDSEAATQDPVVAEMGAVLNQIVARNGHLATELQRVRHEIIRRGRLDEHISASPGTGTWTTNVEAANTAIEALVGPVAKATRVLDAVADGDLTQHVDLHDGSRQLRGDLRRLGIGVNRMVDQLSLFTGEVTRVAREVGTEGRLGGRAKAQGLSGDWLHVTEAVNTMASRLTAQVRDIAVVTTAVARGDLTQQVTVEATGELLELKLTVNTMVDQLRAFADEVTRVAREVGTEGQLGGRAQVRGVSGVWKDLTDNVNFMASNLTSQVRNIAQVTTAVANGDLSQKITVDARGEILQLKSTINTMVDQLSAFADEVTRVAREVGTEGQLGGRAQVRGVSGVWKDLTDSVNFMADNLTSQVRNIAQVATAVAEGDLGKTITVEAKGEILELKSTINTMVDQLSAFADEVTRVAREVGTEGNLGGQAQVRGASGVWKDLTDNVNFMALNLTSQVRNIAQVTTAVANGDLSKKIDVDARGEILELKDTVNTMVQQLRAFADEVTRVAREVGTEGRLGGRAQVHGASGVWENLTDNVNFMADNLTSQVRNIAQVATAVARGDLSKKIDVDARGEILELKTTINTMVDTLSAFASEVTRVAREVGSEGQLGGQARVEGVYGTWKRLTTSVNELALNLTTQVRAIAEVASAVTQGDMSGSISVEAQGEVATLKDNINLMVANLRETTRAKDWLESNLTRIAGLMQGHRDLVEVADLILRELTPLVNAQYGAFFLAEAGAEPGEDLELLAGYGTGQEEGRRPRPRLSLGAPGWGLISQAAAEKRRILVDAVPTDYITISSGLGAAPPASVVILPILFEDRVLGVIELASFSRFSEVHLAFVDQFVNTIGVSINTIIANSRTESLLSESQRLTAELRQRSDELQITNAKLEEKAALLATSSQYKSEFLANMSHELRTPLNSLLVLSRLLADNPSGRLSGEEVEFAVTIHQAGSDLLQLINDILDLSKIEAGRMDVHPKTLPLNKLLDYVRATFQPLSGDRGLSFDITVGEDVPRELFSDEQRLQQILRNLLSNAVKFTSSGGVELLVERATPADFEEETLRAADEIIALSVKDTGIGIQPEMLNGIFEAFQQSDGATNRKYGGTGLGLSISRDMAALLGGRITAESEPGVGSTFTLYVPVHYTSPALEPLPTDASVPAVTGPDTPTLASKARAGTPAELDVFTDTVSAPRTGTRAADDLADLIDEHASWPETTRLKEWLTGGTAKVLANRRILIVDDDIRNVFALTHVLGRVGINVKYAENGREGLEVLDRTPDVSLVLMDIMMPEMDGYEMIAAMRRTPRFANLPVIALTAKAMPGDREKAIESGANDYIPKPVDVDRLLSVICRLLDPQTPAQPPPATSGDDTPGRAL, from the coding sequence ATGGACACGGCTCGGCCCGACGCGGCCGGCCCCACCACGACGGACTCCGGGCAATGGGTCCGTGCGAGTGAGCTGCGCCCGCTTCTGGCCGCGATGAAGGCACTCCGCGACGGTGATTTCACGCCGCATGCGGACGGTTCAGGAGAAGACAGCGAGGCCGCCACACAGGACCCGGTGGTGGCCGAGATGGGCGCGGTCCTCAACCAGATCGTCGCCCGGAACGGCCATCTCGCCACGGAGCTCCAGCGCGTCCGGCACGAGATCATCCGGCGGGGCCGCCTGGACGAGCACATCTCGGCGAGCCCGGGCACGGGCACCTGGACGACGAACGTGGAGGCCGCCAACACGGCGATCGAGGCGCTCGTGGGGCCCGTCGCCAAGGCCACCCGGGTCCTCGACGCCGTCGCGGACGGCGATCTGACCCAGCACGTCGATCTGCACGACGGAAGCCGCCAGCTCCGCGGCGACCTGCGCCGCCTGGGCATCGGCGTGAACCGCATGGTGGACCAGCTCTCGCTGTTCACCGGAGAGGTGACCCGGGTCGCCCGCGAGGTCGGCACCGAGGGGCGGCTGGGGGGCCGTGCGAAGGCGCAGGGGCTGTCCGGCGACTGGCTCCACGTGACCGAGGCGGTCAACACGATGGCGTCGCGGCTGACGGCACAGGTGCGGGACATCGCGGTCGTGACGACCGCCGTGGCCCGCGGCGACCTGACGCAGCAGGTGACCGTCGAGGCCACGGGCGAGCTGCTGGAACTGAAGCTCACCGTCAACACGATGGTGGACCAGCTGCGGGCGTTCGCCGACGAGGTCACCAGGGTCGCCCGCGAGGTCGGCACCGAGGGCCAACTCGGCGGCCGCGCCCAGGTCAGGGGCGTGTCCGGGGTCTGGAAAGACCTCACCGACAACGTGAACTTCATGGCGTCGAACCTGACGTCCCAGGTCCGCAACATCGCCCAGGTCACCACCGCCGTCGCCAACGGAGACCTGAGCCAGAAGATCACCGTCGACGCGCGGGGCGAGATCCTCCAGCTGAAGTCGACGATCAACACGATGGTCGACCAGCTCTCCGCCTTCGCCGACGAGGTCACCCGTGTGGCCCGCGAGGTCGGCACCGAGGGCCAACTCGGCGGCCGCGCCCAGGTCAGGGGCGTGTCCGGGGTCTGGAAAGACCTCACGGACAGCGTCAACTTCATGGCCGACAACCTGACATCGCAGGTCCGCAACATCGCCCAGGTCGCCACCGCCGTCGCAGAGGGCGACCTCGGGAAGACGATCACCGTGGAGGCCAAGGGCGAGATCCTTGAACTGAAGTCGACGATCAACACGATGGTCGACCAGCTCTCCGCCTTCGCCGACGAGGTCACCCGTGTGGCCCGCGAGGTCGGCACCGAGGGCAACCTGGGCGGTCAGGCCCAGGTCAGGGGCGCGTCCGGGGTCTGGAAGGACCTCACCGACAACGTGAACTTCATGGCGCTCAACCTCACGTCCCAGGTCCGCAACATCGCCCAGGTCACCACCGCTGTCGCCAACGGAGACCTGTCGAAGAAGATCGACGTCGACGCCCGCGGAGAGATCCTGGAGCTGAAGGACACCGTCAACACGATGGTCCAGCAGCTGAGGGCGTTCGCGGACGAGGTGACCCGTGTGGCCCGTGAAGTCGGCACCGAGGGACGGCTGGGCGGCCGCGCCCAGGTCCACGGCGCCTCCGGGGTCTGGGAGAACCTCACGGACAACGTCAACTTCATGGCCGACAACCTGACCTCCCAGGTCCGCAACATCGCCCAGGTCGCCACCGCCGTCGCGCGCGGTGACCTGTCGAAGAAGATCGACGTCGACGCCCGCGGAGAGATCCTGGAACTCAAGACCACGATCAACACGATGGTCGACACGCTGTCCGCGTTCGCCTCCGAGGTCACGCGTGTGGCTCGCGAGGTCGGCTCCGAGGGGCAGCTGGGCGGCCAGGCCCGTGTGGAAGGCGTCTACGGGACGTGGAAGCGCCTGACCACCAGCGTGAACGAGCTGGCGCTGAACCTGACCACCCAGGTGCGCGCGATCGCCGAGGTCGCCAGCGCGGTCACCCAGGGCGACATGTCCGGCTCCATCTCCGTGGAGGCCCAGGGCGAGGTCGCCACCCTGAAGGACAACATCAACCTCATGGTGGCGAACCTCCGCGAGACGACCCGTGCCAAGGACTGGCTGGAGTCCAACCTGACCCGCATCGCCGGCCTCATGCAGGGCCACCGCGACCTGGTCGAGGTCGCCGACCTCATCCTTCGCGAGCTGACCCCCCTGGTGAACGCCCAGTACGGTGCGTTCTTCCTGGCCGAGGCGGGTGCGGAACCGGGCGAGGACCTCGAACTCCTGGCGGGTTACGGCACCGGACAGGAGGAAGGCCGCCGACCGCGTCCCCGGCTCAGCCTGGGCGCGCCCGGCTGGGGCCTGATCAGCCAGGCCGCCGCGGAGAAACGGCGGATCCTCGTCGACGCGGTCCCCACGGACTACATCACCATCAGCTCCGGCCTCGGTGCCGCGCCGCCGGCCAGCGTCGTCATCCTGCCGATCCTCTTCGAGGACAGGGTGCTCGGAGTCATCGAACTCGCCTCGTTCAGCCGCTTCAGCGAGGTCCACCTCGCCTTCGTCGACCAGTTCGTGAACACCATCGGTGTCTCCATCAACACCATCATCGCCAACTCCCGCACCGAGTCCCTCCTCTCCGAGTCCCAGCGCCTCACCGCCGAACTGCGCCAGCGCTCCGACGAGTTGCAGATCACCAACGCCAAGCTGGAGGAGAAGGCGGCACTCCTCGCCACGTCCTCCCAGTACAAGTCCGAGTTCCTGGCGAACATGTCGCACGAGTTGCGCACGCCCCTCAACTCGCTGCTCGTACTGTCCCGGCTGCTCGCCGACAATCCCTCCGGCAGGCTCTCCGGGGAAGAGGTGGAGTTCGCCGTCACCATCCACCAGGCGGGCTCCGACCTGCTGCAACTGATCAACGACATCCTCGACCTGTCGAAGATCGAAGCGGGCCGGATGGACGTACACCCCAAGACGCTGCCGCTGAACAAGCTGCTCGACTACGTCCGGGCCACGTTCCAGCCGCTTTCCGGGGACCGCGGCCTGTCGTTCGACATCACCGTCGGCGAGGACGTCCCCCGCGAGCTCTTCTCCGACGAGCAGCGCCTCCAGCAGATTCTCCGCAACCTCCTGTCGAACGCGGTGAAGTTCACCTCGTCCGGCGGGGTGGAACTGCTCGTGGAGCGCGCGACACCCGCGGACTTCGAGGAGGAGACACTGCGTGCGGCGGACGAGATCATCGCCCTCTCCGTCAAAGACACCGGAATCGGCATCCAGCCGGAGATGCTCAACGGCATCTTCGAGGCCTTCCAGCAGTCCGACGGCGCCACCAACCGCAAGTACGGAGGCACCGGTCTCGGCCTCTCCATCAGCCGTGACATGGCGGCACTGCTCGGCGGAAGGATCACGGCCGAGAGCGAGCCGGGCGTCGGTTCCACCTTCACCCTCTACGTCCCTGTGCACTACACATCCCCCGCGCTGGAGCCTCTCCCCACGGACGCCTCGGTGCCGGCCGTCACCGGACCGGACACACCAACCCTCGCTTCCAAGGCCCGCGCGGGAACCCCCGCGGAACTCGACGTGTTCACCGACACGGTGTCCGCGCCCCGCACGGGAACCCGGGCCGCCGACGACCTCGCCGACCTCATCGACGAACACGCGAGTTGGCCGGAGACGACCCGGCTCAAGGAGTGGCTGACCGGCGGCACCGCCAAGGTGCTGGCCAACCGCCGTATCCTGATCGTCGACGACGACATCCGGAACGTCTTCGCCCTCACCCATGTACTGGGCCGGGTCGGAATCAACGTCAAATACGCCGAGAACGGCCGCGAGGGTCTCGAAGTCCTCGACCGGACACCCGATGTGTCCCTGGTCCTGATGGACATCATGATGCCCGAGATGGATGGTTACGAGATGATCGCGGCGATGCGGCGCACACCCCGTTTCGCGAACCTGCCGGTCATCGCGCTCACCGCCAAGGCCATGCCCGGCGACCGCGAGAAGGCCATCGAGAGCGGCGCGAACGACTACATCCCCAAGCCGGTGGACGTCGACCGGCTGCTGTCGGTGATCTGCCGGCTGCTCGATCCGCAGACCCCCGCGCAACCGCCTCCGGCCACGTCCGGCGACGACACCCCGGGGCGGGCGCTGTGA
- a CDS encoding SpoIIE family protein phosphatase — protein sequence MTSTATPPGQDPIPAPGTVPQGLVDNAVLLVSELVTNAVVYAGTDIDVVCRLERHPNAVVAVVVEVADRHPSRGVRGAADTRHGEPGYGLQLVSALSQAWGVTYRRSEKRVWFRLESSSAEPGPGKESPPARSGETGVPGTVPAASGDVRPQEQSARSHRYAAEWVDRSGPSFLAETSELLAGQLDQAMVAALAAQLLVPRLADWCGIWLRTQGRGLQLSRVWHVDERRIVPLREELERMPPSAGIRAGGTPWPWPESGGADRAGGSAFAFPLTVRDTDVGVLLLGRTGQLQMTDAVVRMVDDVARRVAQAVYTARQYARQTSISVALQRRQLPTTLASIAGIDSAIVYEPHGEGQTVGGDFYDIFPKGEGRWCFLLGDVQGKDPEAMSVTGLARHLVRLLAREGHGVESVLDRLNTAMAEDSAEALTADGEQAATRFLSLLYGELAVEPGVAGARCRVASAGHPLPLHLFTDGRVEPACEPRMLLGIDEGAEFRASSFDLGPGETLLCVTDGVTERRRGNWQLDDDDGLADVLRQGMGLGAKALAEHVRRAAHDFGTGPVEDDLSVLVLQAPAVDAPTRHAPKPPPRA from the coding sequence ATGACGTCCACCGCGACGCCTCCCGGCCAGGACCCGATCCCCGCTCCCGGGACCGTCCCGCAGGGGCTCGTCGACAACGCCGTTCTGCTGGTCAGCGAGCTGGTCACCAACGCCGTCGTGTACGCCGGCACCGACATCGACGTCGTCTGCCGCCTGGAACGGCACCCGAATGCCGTAGTGGCCGTCGTCGTGGAGGTGGCGGACCGCCACCCCTCCAGAGGCGTACGCGGCGCGGCGGACACCCGGCACGGTGAGCCCGGCTACGGCCTCCAGCTGGTGAGTGCTCTCTCCCAGGCCTGGGGCGTGACCTACCGCCGGTCGGAGAAGCGGGTGTGGTTCCGGCTGGAGTCCTCGTCGGCGGAGCCGGGCCCTGGGAAGGAATCCCCACCGGCCCGTAGCGGCGAGACCGGCGTACCCGGGACCGTGCCGGCCGCATCCGGTGACGTGAGGCCGCAGGAACAGTCGGCGCGCAGCCACAGGTACGCCGCCGAGTGGGTCGACCGCAGCGGCCCGTCGTTCCTCGCCGAGACCAGCGAGCTCCTGGCCGGGCAGCTGGACCAGGCCATGGTCGCCGCGCTCGCGGCCCAGCTGCTCGTGCCCCGGCTCGCGGACTGGTGCGGCATCTGGCTGCGAACCCAGGGGAGGGGCCTGCAGCTCTCCCGGGTGTGGCACGTCGACGAGCGGCGCATCGTGCCGCTGCGCGAGGAGCTGGAGCGGATGCCGCCGTCCGCCGGAATCCGCGCCGGGGGCACGCCCTGGCCCTGGCCGGAGAGCGGCGGGGCCGACCGTGCCGGCGGGTCGGCGTTCGCCTTCCCGCTCACCGTGCGTGACACCGACGTAGGAGTACTCCTGCTGGGCCGGACCGGGCAGCTGCAGATGACCGACGCGGTGGTGCGGATGGTGGACGACGTGGCCCGGCGCGTCGCGCAGGCCGTGTACACCGCCCGCCAGTACGCGAGACAGACGTCCATCAGCGTCGCCCTCCAGCGGAGGCAGCTGCCGACGACCCTGGCCAGCATCGCGGGCATCGACAGCGCGATCGTCTACGAGCCGCACGGCGAGGGCCAGACCGTCGGCGGCGACTTCTACGACATCTTCCCGAAGGGTGAGGGACGCTGGTGCTTCCTGCTCGGGGACGTGCAGGGGAAGGACCCGGAGGCGATGTCCGTCACCGGCCTCGCCCGGCACCTGGTGCGGCTCCTGGCGCGCGAAGGCCACGGCGTCGAATCGGTGCTCGACCGGCTGAACACCGCCATGGCGGAGGACAGCGCCGAAGCGCTCACGGCCGACGGCGAGCAGGCGGCCACCCGCTTCCTCAGCTTGTTGTACGGGGAGCTGGCCGTCGAACCGGGCGTGGCGGGAGCCCGCTGCCGGGTCGCCAGCGCCGGCCACCCCCTGCCCCTCCACCTGTTCACCGACGGCCGGGTGGAGCCGGCCTGTGAACCCCGGATGCTGCTGGGCATCGACGAGGGCGCCGAATTCCGGGCCAGCTCCTTCGATCTCGGGCCCGGCGAAACGCTGCTGTGCGTGACCGACGGTGTCACCGAACGACGTCGCGGCAACTGGCAGCTGGACGACGACGACGGTCTTGCGGACGTGCTCCGCCAAGGCATGGGCCTCGGCGCCAAGGCGCTCGCGGAGCATGTGCGGCGAGCGGCACACGACTTCGGGACGGGCCCGGTCGAGGACGACCTGTCGGTACTGGTGCTCCAGGCGCCGGCGGTCGACGCGCCCACGCGCCACGCTCCGAAGCCGCCGCCCCGCGCCTGA
- a CDS encoding DUF899 family protein, giving the protein MSTTENALPSVVDAATWQKELAALRVREKAATRELDAIAAQRRRLPMVEMPDYVLEGEDGPVRLAEIFGDHSQLIVYNHMWFEDAEWQCSGCTGFTTQFTRLMGVEKFDARFVIVTQGPIDEALAYKRKVGNAMTWYSTANSSFGSDVGAPPNAGFAVNVFLRDGDKVYRTWHTDGRGVEQLSHLFGLADLLPYGRQEEWQDSPEGWPQQPTGSRWAQSKEIAAAYGENS; this is encoded by the coding sequence ATGTCCACCACCGAGAACGCCCTGCCGTCCGTCGTCGACGCGGCCACCTGGCAGAAGGAGCTGGCGGCGCTGCGCGTCCGGGAGAAGGCCGCCACCCGGGAGCTCGACGCCATCGCCGCCCAGCGCCGCCGGCTGCCGATGGTCGAGATGCCCGACTACGTACTGGAGGGCGAGGACGGCCCGGTCCGCCTCGCGGAGATCTTCGGCGACCACTCGCAGCTGATCGTCTACAACCACATGTGGTTCGAGGACGCTGAGTGGCAGTGCAGCGGCTGCACCGGTTTCACGACCCAGTTCACCCGGCTCATGGGCGTGGAGAAGTTCGACGCCCGGTTCGTGATCGTCACCCAGGGACCGATCGACGAGGCGCTCGCCTACAAGCGCAAGGTCGGGAACGCGATGACGTGGTACTCGACGGCGAACAGCTCGTTCGGCAGCGACGTCGGCGCCCCGCCGAACGCCGGATTCGCGGTCAACGTGTTCCTGCGCGACGGCGACAAGGTGTACCGGACCTGGCACACCGACGGCCGCGGCGTCGAGCAGTTGAGCCATCTGTTCGGCCTGGCCGACCTGCTGCCGTACGGCCGCCAGGAGGAGTGGCAGGACTCGCCGGAGGGCTGGCCGCAGCAGCCGACGGGCAGCCGGTGGGCGCAGTCGAAGGAGATCGCGGCGGCGTACGGCGAGAACAGCTGA